Proteins encoded by one window of Triplophysa rosa linkage group LG19, Trosa_1v2, whole genome shotgun sequence:
- the tsc1b gene encoding TSC complex subunit 1b, which yields MSREQLNVGDLLPLLETSDLRQLDEIKGLINEHLNTDRGSVLLNGLVDYFLETNSAQAVHILSSVREPHDKHLFDKMNECMSKAQCRLPTLTLLGHVVRKQPSWIHKIARYPLLLSLLKCLKTDTDVVVLITGVLVLITLLPMIPQAGKQHLYEFFDVFGRLASWNLRSPGHIPEVYLIHLHASMYALFHRLYGMYPCNFVSYLRSHYCMKENMDTFEEVLKPMLEHVRIHPELVTGTKDHELDPSRWKRFEIHDIVIECAKVSLDPKEASCEEGYTTMPEHFCAHLQQRPADCTASPYTDFHSSYGSSSSTHFSTPRQPVVPPLALSSFSGTQPPCRSPTGTRRQNSSCEFNAAYGAKDSLWSPSSQCGMATPPSSRGMSPNPELYQSASHLPSRLYSTPAGGKGTPSSSMPAAASPLPSLSDEFPHMMPQRSTASPPCKDGRPFDHTKPALVRQEPIREPEVTSYRDGRSENMSMTLKELSVYMKEQEQMRIEKEREDAAITEELQKLTEEKRDVAALRGFDSPFFSTTETLTGAQEKPLHYSVLGGSIRDPHNAISTPDKSETGDRSRVSRGTSQEHPWSFQPVFTPIDHPTHSHLHRSPSALDDEALKFGLCSPSPCKPLPLPYEALFDMALPRTASLFIGRKTSEIVQRVSVERCQRNDVGKHGEEEGVEGVVSASPLEVLDRLVQQGADAHDKVLKRLPLPSKSADWTHFGGAAPLDELHTLRSQLLLLHNQLLYERYKREQHALRNRRLLRRIINATALEEQNNAMKDQLNLQSVDIMSLRESLQVEQQRYRQLWDDRETVVTRLHSQIRQLQQARDDYYTKNQELQSKLQECQKRIGEMEAELQRANNKVCHTGHLLNQLTAKLSSSESVQQQLSFLNKQLLLLGEAHKLCVQELKQAGPDTSKEVQMLQSSRGKETEDLKQNLLFQTQKLDAGQQRVAELETLLSKKEHLIAEQKKFLEDVKVQARGELQASESRYLTQRRVALALQAELLQLYSRLETEDSSTTASASPAEGAAETRSSTETSVIVVDRPVKTATKEEGKAPQSPRGNGSTLSSGQSKASPSAANSVNGNRDTPPPVLMEPPLHRPHSPLGPPGPLVSAGAPLTVGSYPNAKSFLGMRARELFRNKSESQCDEDEPPPPRLTGLSQGLKTELCVEPTAKSTPGAPGSTSAQSITLVTSAKESHPGSQRADNRDTFGSRCPERPRQQPLRILDYYESHQEHS from the exons ATGTCCAGGGAACAGCTGAACGTGGGGGACCTCCTCCCTCTCCTGGAGACCTCTGACCTCCGGCAGCTCGATGAGATCAAGGGCCTTATCAATGAACACCTCAACACAG ATCGAGGGTCAGTGCTGCTGAATGGTTTGGTGGATTATTTCCTGGAGACTAACTCTGCCCAGGCAGTGCACATCCTGTCCTCAGTGAGGGAGCCACATGATAAG CACCTTTTtgataaaatgaatgaatgcatgaGTAAAGCCCAGTGTCGCCTGCCCACGCTCACTCTACTGGGGCATGTTGTCCGAAAGCAGCCGTCTTGGATTCACAAGATTGCTCGCTATCCGCTGCTGCTATCTCTCCTAAAATGCCTCAag acagacacagatgtTGTGGTTCTGATAACTGGAGTCTTGGTGCTTATCACCCTGTTACCCATGATTCCTCAAGCTGGCAAGCAGCACCTCTATGAGTTCTTTGACGTATTCGGCCGTCTGGCTTCCTGGAACCTGAGAAGCCCGG GACACATACCAGAGGTGTATCTCATCCACCTGCACGCCAGCATGTACGCACTCTTCCATCGGCTCTACGGGATGTATCCCTGCAACTTTGTGTCCTACCTGCGGTCTCATTACTGTATGAAGGAGAACATGGACACCTTTGAGGAAGTTCTCAAG ccAATGCTAGAGCATGTTAGAATACACCCAGAGTTAGTAACCGGAACCAAGGACCATGAACTAGATCCTAGCAG GTGGAAGAGGTTTGAGATTCATGACATAGTCATTGAGTGTGCCAAAGTCTCTCTGGATCCAAAGGAGGCGTCCTGTGAAGAGGGCTACACCACCATGCCTGAGCATTTCTGTGCCCATTTACAGCAACGTCCTGCTGATTGCACTGCCAGTCCGTACACCGACTTCCACAGTAGCTATG GAAGTTCTTCCTCGACTCATTTCTCCACCCCCCGTCAGCCTGTTGTCCCTCCTCTGGCCCTGTCCTCTTTCTCAGGGACTCAGCCGCCCTGTCGCAGCCCCACTGGGACCCGTCGGCAG aaCTCCAGCTGTGAATTTAATGCTGCATATGGCGCTAAAGATTCCCTCTGGAGTCCCTCCTCCCAGTGTGGCATGGCCACGCCTCCTTCCTCCCGTGGGATGTCACCAAACCCGGAACTCTACCAGAGTGCCTCTCACCTACCCAGCCGCCTCTACAGCACACCTG CGGGAGGTAAAGGCACCCCGTCCTCCAGCATGCCCGCAGCCGCCTCGCCTCTCCCCAGCCTCTCCGATGAGTTTCCCCACATGATGCCACAACGCAGCACCGCTAGCCCACCATGCAAG GATGGAAGACCTTTTGACCACACCAAACCCGCCCTGGTAAGGCAGGAGCCAATCCGAGAGCCTGAAGTGACCAGTTATAGAG ATGGTAGAAGTGAGAACATGTCCATGACACTGAAAGAACTCTCAGTCTACATGAAGGAACAGGAGCAAATGAGGATCGAGAAAGAAAGGGAGGATG CTGCCATCACAGAAGAGCTTCAGAAGTTGACTGAAGAGAAACGTGATGTAGCTGCTCTTCGTGGTTTTGACTCGCCCTTCTTCAGCACCACAGAGACCCTGACCGGAGCCCAGGAGAAACCTCTACACTACTCAGTCCTAGGCGGCTCGATCAGAGACCCTCACAACGCTATCTCCACCCCCGATAAATCCGAGACCGGAGACAGGAGCAGGGTCAGCAGAGGTACATCCCAGGAGCATCCATGGTCCTTTCAACCAGTATTCACACCCATCGATCATCCGACCCACAGTCATCTCCATCGGAGCCCCTCTGCATTGGACGACGAAGCTCTAAAATTCGGCTTGTGCTCCCCAAGCCCGTGCAAACCTCTGCCTCTGCCGTACGAGGCGCtgtttgacatggccttacccCGGACGGCCTCCCTGTTCATAGGGAGGAAGACTTCGGAGATTGTGCAGCGAGTATCTGTAGAAAGGTGCCAGAGAAATGACGTGGGCAAGCACGGTGAAGAGGAGGGTGTGGAGGGGGTTGTATCGGCTTCACCTCTGGAGGTGCTGGACCGCCTCGTGCAGCAGGGTGCTGATGCACATGATAAAGTGCTGAAGAG ATTACCCCTGCCAAGCAAGTCAGCTGACTGGACGCACTTCGGAG GTGCTGCTCCTCTGGATGAGCTGCACACACTGCGCAGTCAGCTGCTACTGCTGCACAACCAGCTGCTGTACGAGCGCTACAAGAGAGAGCAGCACGCCTTGCGCAACCGCCGTTTGCTCCGCCGCATCATCAACGCCACCGCGCTGGAGGAGCAGAACAACGCTATG AAGGACCAGCTGAACCTGCAGAGTGTGGATATCATGTCTCTCAGAGAGAGCTTGCAGGTGGAGCAGCAGAGATACAGACAGCTTTGGGATGACAGAGAGACTGTAGTGACGCGCCTCCACAGTCAGATACGCCAACTGCAGCAGGCCAGAGACGATTATTACACCAAAAACCAGGAGTTACAG AGTAAGCTACAAGAATGCCAGAAGAGAATAGGCGAGATGGAGGCGGAGCTTCAGAGGGCAAACAACAAGGTGTGCCACACAGGGCACCTGCTGAACCAACTCACTGCCAAG CTGTCGTCAAGTGAAAGCGTTCAGCAGCAGCTGAGTTTTCTAAACAAGCAGTTGTTGCTGTTGGGAGAAGCTCATAAACTGTGTGTCCAGGAACTGAAGCAGGCTGGACCAGACACCAGCAAG GAGGTACAGATGCTCCAGTCATCCCGGGGAAAGGAAACGGAAGATCTGAAGCAGAATCTGTTATTTCAGACCCAAAAGCTAGATGCTGGTCAGCAGAGAGTAGCCGAGCTAGAGACGCTGCTCTCCAAGAAAGAGCACCTGATTGCGGAGCAAAAAAAGTTTCTAGAAGATGTCAAGGTTCAGGCCAG AGGGGAGCTGCAGGCTTCTGAGAGCAGGTACCTTACCCAGCGGCGGGTAGCACTGGCCCTCCAGGCTGAACTTTTACAGCTGTACAGCAGGCTGGAAACTGAAGACTCTTCTACCACTGCTTCAGCCTCACCAGCAGAGGGTGCAGCAGAGACACGCAGTTCTACAGAGACCAG TGTCATAGTGGTGGACAGGCCAGTGAAAACAGCCACCAAAGAGGAAGGCAAAGCTCCTCAGTCTCCACGCGGCAACGGCAGCACTCTATCATCAGGGCAATCCAAAGCCAGTCCCTCCGCCGCCAACTCTGTAAACGGGAACCGTGACACTCCTCCACCCGTACTAATGGAACCACCCCTCCACCGTCCCCATTCCCCGCTAGGCCCCCCAGGACCCCTGGTCTCTGCCGGGGCCCCGCTCACTGTGGGCTCCTACCCAAACGCCAAGAGCTTTTTGGGCATGCGGGCGAGAGAGCTCTTCCGCAACAAAAGCGAGAGCCAATGTGATGAGGACGAACCTCCTCCTCCCCGTCTCACTGGCCTGTCACAGGGCCTGAAGACTGAGCTTTGCGTGGAGCCGACAGCGAAGAGCACACCTGGCGCTCCGGGGTCCACCTCTGCACAGAGCATCACCCTCGTCACGTCTGCCAAAGAAAGCCACCCTGGTTCTCAGAGAGCAGATAACCGAGACACGTTCGGATCAAGGTGCCCAGAGCGGCCCAGACAGCAGCCGCTAAGAATCTTGGACTATTATGAAAGTCACCAGGAGCACAGCTGA
- the gfi1b gene encoding zinc finger protein Gfi-1b — protein MPRSFLVKSKKCSSYNVHRPFDTEQSEQKKLPESAPKTIPALVPSEPKERKSPEQPKPDTASRPSHKDPYDFIKCERELDCPIPSHPEVTISRPYFISEPQLAEFPPYYKSSYAWDHVPSPYDFRQMSFPPSLLQHASSLYGAHLKQSSELPQPLDCSTHYSPTSNTYHCITCDKVFSTPHGLEVHVRRSHSGTRPFGCSICRKSFGHAVSLEQHMNVHSQERSFECKMCGKTFKRSSTLSTHLLIHSDTRPYPCQYCGKRFHQKSDMKKHTYIHTGEKPHKCQVCGKAFSQSSNLITHSRKHTGFKPFGCDICSKGFQRKVDLRRHHESQHSLK, from the exons ATGCCACGTTCGTTTTTGGTGAAAAGCAAAAAGTGTTCATCATACAATGTGCACCGACCCTTTGACACGGAGCAAAGTGAACAGAAAAAACTTCCAGAATCAGCACCCAAGACAA TCCCCGCATTAGTCCCGTCAGAACCAAAGGAGCGTAAATCCCCAGAGCAGCCCAAGCCAGACACCGCCTCCCGGCCATCCCACAAAGACCCGTATGACTTCATCAAGTGTGAGCGAGAACTCGACTGCCCGATACCATCTCACCCTGAGGTCACAATCAGTCGCCCTTATTTTATATCTG AACCTCAACTGGCAGAATTCCCTCCCTACTACAAGAGTTCTTACGCCTGGGATCACGTTCCCTCCCCATATGACTTCAGACAGATGAGCTTCCCTCCGTCGCTTCTCCAGCACGCCAGCAGTCTGTATGGAGCTCACCTGAAGCAGAGCTCTGAGCTTCCACAGCCGCTGGATTGCAGCACACACTACTCACCAACATCAAACACATACCACTGCATTACATGTGATAAG GTGTTCTCCACCCCTCATGGTCTAGAGGTTCACGTCAGACGTTCTCACAGTGGCACGCGTCCCTTCGGCTGTAGCATCTGCAGGAAGAGCTTTGGCCATGCTGTTAGCTTAGAGCAACACATGAACGTCCACTCACAG GAAAGAAGTTTCGAGTGCAAGATGTGCGGGAAGACTTTCAAACGCTCCTCAACGCTGTCCACTCACCTGCTGATCCACTCGGACACGCGACCGTACCCCTGCCAGTACTGCGGCAAGAGATTTCACCAGAAATCTGATATGAAGAAACACACCTACATTCACACAG GTGAGAAGCCTCACAAATGCCAGGTGTGCGGTAAGGCCTTCAGTCAGAGCTCCAACCTTATCACTCACAGTCGCAAACACACCGGATTCAAGCCGTTCGGCTGCGACATCTGCTCCAAGGGCTTCCAGAGGAAGGTAGATCTTCGCCGGCATCACGAAAGCCAGCACAGCCTGAAATGA